The proteins below come from a single Tachypleus tridentatus isolate NWPU-2018 chromosome 13, ASM421037v1, whole genome shotgun sequence genomic window:
- the LOC143240468 gene encoding solute carrier family 66 member 2 isoform X1, producing MHKPWITINVRDRLDLMDSVEFSEHLTLSNIVSWCASLAMIFGGVVPYVPQYRDIKRLESAEGFSTYVCLALLIANTLRIIFWFGHPFELPLLIQSVIMILTMLSLIHLCVRVKNKGEIVPTYPKQFTDATEHKQDDQALSHHSEKIILPSYQVFLDFDPRFFWKWTDFLSYVEFLVTFTLVVGAIVYIFIDISLVIEVIGFLALLMEAMLGAPQFLRNFQNKSTFGMSKTMVIMWTMGDIFKTCYFILRNSPIQFWICGILQVSIDIAILLQVVVYRSKQMKHSVHSS from the exons ATGCATAAACCATGGATAACAATCAATGTACGCGATAGACTAGATCT GATGGATTCTGTGGAATTCTCAGAACACTTGACACTCTCAAACATTGTGTCGTGGTGTGCTTCACTAGCTATGATTTTTGGTGGGGTTGTTCCATACGTACCCCAGTATAGAGACATTAAACGGCTTGAAAGTGCAGAAGGATTTTCAACCTATGTGTGCCTTGCTCTTCTCATAGCAAATACTCTCAGAATAATATTTTG GTTTGGTCATCCATTTGAATTGCCATTACTGATCCAAAGTGTTATCATGATATTGACCATGTTGAGTTTGATCCATCTTTGTGTTAGAGTTAAGAATAAAGGTGAGATTGTACCAACCTACCCCAAGCAGTTTACTG ATGCCACTGAGCATAAACAAGATGATCAGGCTCTTAGTCATCACAGCGAAAAGATCATCCTTCCCTCATATCAGGTTTTCTTGG ATTTTGATCCTCGGTTCTTCTGGAAGTGGACAGATTTTTTGAGTTACgttgagtttcttgtaacatTCACTCTAGTAGTTGGAGCAATTGTGTACATATTTATAGACATCTCCTTAGTCATAGAAGTCATTGGATTTTTAGCATTACTGATGGAAGCAATGCTTGGAGCTCCCCAGTTTTtaagaaactttcaaaataaatctaCTTTTGGCATGAG CAAGACAATGGTGATCATGTGGACAATGGGAGATATATTCAAGACTTGTTACTTTATCCTTCGCAACTCTCCCATTCAGTTTTGGATATGTGGAATTCT
- the LOC143240468 gene encoding solute carrier family 66 member 2 isoform X2 translates to MDNNQFSFHHYRMDSVEFSEHLTLSNIVSWCASLAMIFGGVVPYVPQYRDIKRLESAEGFSTYVCLALLIANTLRIIFWFGHPFELPLLIQSVIMILTMLSLIHLCVRVKNKGEIVPTYPKQFTDATEHKQDDQALSHHSEKIILPSYQVFLDFDPRFFWKWTDFLSYVEFLVTFTLVVGAIVYIFIDISLVIEVIGFLALLMEAMLGAPQFLRNFQNKSTFGMSKTMVIMWTMGDIFKTCYFILRNSPIQFWICGILQVSIDIAILLQVVVYRSKQMKHSVHSS, encoded by the exons ATGGATAACAATCAAT tttcatTTCACCATTACAGGATGGATTCTGTGGAATTCTCAGAACACTTGACACTCTCAAACATTGTGTCGTGGTGTGCTTCACTAGCTATGATTTTTGGTGGGGTTGTTCCATACGTACCCCAGTATAGAGACATTAAACGGCTTGAAAGTGCAGAAGGATTTTCAACCTATGTGTGCCTTGCTCTTCTCATAGCAAATACTCTCAGAATAATATTTTG GTTTGGTCATCCATTTGAATTGCCATTACTGATCCAAAGTGTTATCATGATATTGACCATGTTGAGTTTGATCCATCTTTGTGTTAGAGTTAAGAATAAAGGTGAGATTGTACCAACCTACCCCAAGCAGTTTACTG ATGCCACTGAGCATAAACAAGATGATCAGGCTCTTAGTCATCACAGCGAAAAGATCATCCTTCCCTCATATCAGGTTTTCTTGG ATTTTGATCCTCGGTTCTTCTGGAAGTGGACAGATTTTTTGAGTTACgttgagtttcttgtaacatTCACTCTAGTAGTTGGAGCAATTGTGTACATATTTATAGACATCTCCTTAGTCATAGAAGTCATTGGATTTTTAGCATTACTGATGGAAGCAATGCTTGGAGCTCCCCAGTTTTtaagaaactttcaaaataaatctaCTTTTGGCATGAG CAAGACAATGGTGATCATGTGGACAATGGGAGATATATTCAAGACTTGTTACTTTATCCTTCGCAACTCTCCCATTCAGTTTTGGATATGTGGAATTCT